A single genomic interval of Lathyrus oleraceus cultivar Zhongwan6 chromosome 7, CAAS_Psat_ZW6_1.0, whole genome shotgun sequence harbors:
- the LOC127101856 gene encoding uncharacterized protein LOC127101856, with protein sequence MTLSNTSIAVLRQQMDDINHELVNMLTNQMGTVFNPVIQESAEINRQVANQLTRLCNFLGPLARQMAQVVRQTVLVQIEIGAAEDETVHEGQILRPQQNQGVESGVAGRNQMVLVNRHQDADQIVDQHRQEYLAVENNLTTIVERIMARNGMSATLQRPLYASPLAEFILQIEAPRGMKVPKYTKFGGESELSSIKRRFAESIDDYLNKFRSLKARCFTQVPEHELVQMTAGGLDYSIRKKIHPTFVKSMSQLDDRVRHLERLRLEKVRHNKAKKEKVALVNYDATDPIYEADYASSTELEIDMAELNPGSAYEC encoded by the exons ATGACGCTGTCGAACACTTCAATAGCGGTGTTGAGGCAGCAAATGGATGATATTAACCATGAGTTAGTTAATATGTTAACTAATCAAATGGGTACAGTTTTTAATCCTGTGATACAGGAATCTGCTGAAATAAATAGGCAGGTGGCGAATCAATTGACACGCTTGTGTAACTTCCTGGGGCCATTGGCTCGACAGATGGCACAAGTGGTCAGACAAACCGTTCTTGTTCAGATAGAGATAGGGGCAGCAGAAGATGAGACAGTCCACGAGGGACAAATCCTTAGACCCCAACAAAATCAAGGCGTTGAATCAGGAGTAGCAGGACGTAACCAGATGGTGTTGGTTAACCGACACCAAGATGCTGATCAAATTGTCGACCAACATCGACAAGAATACTTAGCAGtagaaaataatttgacaactattgtcgaaaggattatggctaggAATGGTATGAGTGCCACATTGCAAAGGCCACTATATGCTTCCCCATTGGCTGAATTCATTCTCCAAATAGAGGCACCTAGGGGAATGAAAGTGCCTAAGTACACTAAGTTTGGGGGAGAATCTG AATTGTCTAGTATTAAGAGAAGATTTGCGGAGAGTATTGATGATTATTTGAATAAATTCAGATCATTAAAGGCCAGGTGCTTTACGCAAGTACCAGAACATGAACTTGTTCAAATGACTGCTGGGgggttagattattccattaggaagaaaatacACCCAACTTTTGTGAAGAGTATGTCACAATTGGATGATAGAGTTCGACATCTCGAACGGCTAAGGTTAGAAAAAGTTAGACACAATAAGGCTAAGAAAGAAAAAGTAGCGTTGGTCAACTATGACGCGACGGATCCAATATATGAGGCTGATTATGCCtcatcgaccgaattagaaattGACATGGCTGAGTTAAATCCAGGATCTGCTTATGAGTGTTGA